From Flaviflexus ciconiae:
GCCACAGGTACCTCCTCGTCGTGTGGTCTGTCGGCAACGCTGCCGACCGTGCAGATATCCGACACATGAGACTTCAGATGTCAGACATCTTCTGAGCAGTGTAATTCGGACAACAGCAATATGCGACCGCTAGCACGAATGACGTACTGCCTGCGACGATATTGTGCATACGCTAGGTAGTTAACAGATTTCACTGCTATGAGGTGCAGTGGAAATTTTCTCGGTCGCATCAGCTGACCTGGGAGGATGGGGCGTCAGTAGCGCTATTTGAGCGTGTCGCTACTGTCGGATTCTTGCCCTCGCGCCGGAGCCTCCCAAACGCGTGTGTAGGTATAGCAAGATGGTTGCCCTGGTGATACTAAAGCGGCGCAAGAGGAACCTGCGCCGTGAGGCAAGGAAAAGGTAACTGCGCCGCGAAGGAGGGAAAAGTGGTAAACGAGCGGGCTGAGGGGTGTGCTCACCCTTCAGGGAGGGATGTTTACTCTGCTGGGTCGAGGACGGTGTACCAGCACTGCTCGGTCACGGTGCCGGTGCCGAGGTCGAGGTTGCGCTGGATGCCGCGAGGTGCGAAGCCTGCGCCCTGGAAGAAGCGGGTTTTTGCCTCGTCACCAACCATGATCCACACCTGCATCTCCTCAGCCTTGTCCTGTTCGGCAAACTCTGCGATTGCGGCAAGGAGGCGCGAGCCGTGGCCCTTGCGGCCGTTATTGCGGGGAACCTCGAGGGCAAGGATCTCAATGGTGCCGGGATTATCTTCGGCGTCGCCGATCATGGCCTGGTCGGCGGGGGCGATTGCGGCGAATCCCACTATTGCTGCCCCTTCAACGGCGGTCAGGGTCCGGTACGCCGGTGACGGTGGGGCGGAGATTGAGTCAGACCAGCCCTTCGCGAGTGCCTCACTAGTCAGCTGCGCTGAGACCTCCGCGGGGAGGTCGTGGCCGAGCGCTGCGGCCAGTGTCGCCTTCATCGTCGTTGCATGCATATCACCGAGGAACGGCACATCGGAGATGATGGCGGGTCGGACAAAGGAATCAGGAAGAGCTTGAGTCACCAGGCCAGCCTATCGATCCTGCGGCCAAGGGTCCATGTGGCCCCGGTGAGATGTGAAGATTCTCGGTCACCACGACGCGACGCATCCGTTCGTCGACAAATGAGGCTGTCTTCTAGTCAAAGAGGTGATCCAGCGGAGCTGAATAGGCGTATATCCGAACCATTTGGCTGGTCAGATTGGGTGAAAAGGTGTCCATATGTTCGACACTTGGGACCGTTGGCGCCGATCCGCCGGATAAAAGATCTAGGATGTCCCCATGGGTAGTACACCGTCACGCACATTTGGCTCCGTCGGAGTGGCCATGGCAACGCCATTCGCCCCGATGGTTCACTGGACATTGAATCGGCCCGCAAGCTCGCGGACCACCTCGTAGGCGAGGGTGTTGATCTGATCGTCCTCTCTGGCACGACCGGTGAGTCGCCGACGACTCACCAGCCTGAGAAGGACGAGCTTGTCACCGAGGTCGTTGCCGAGGTTGGCGACCGCGCCATGGTGATCGCGGGCGCTGGTTCTAACGACACCGCGCACGGCGTCAGGATCGCGAAGGGCGCAGCCAAGTGCGGTGCCCAGGGCCTCCTTATCGTCTCGCCCTACTATTCCCGTCCCTCCCAGGAGGGCATCTACCAGCACATCACCGCGATCGCGGCCTCGACGGAACTGCCCGTCATGGTCTACGACATCCCGGGCCGCACGGGTGTGCGGATCTCTGACGAGACATTTGATCGTCTCGCGGAAAACCCGAAGATCAAGGCAGTGAAGGACGCCGTAGGCGACCTGCCGAACGGTATCGCCACCTCCCGACGCACCGGCCTCGAATACTACTCGGGCGATGATGCTCTCAACCTGCCGTGGCTGACCATTGGTGGCTCGGGCGTCGTCTCGGTTGTTGGACACATCGGCGGTAGGCGTTACCGCGACATGATTGATGCTGTTGACGCCGGGGATTACGCCAAGGCGCAGCAGATCGACGATGAGATTCATCCGCTTGTCAACGCGATCATGGGTGGCGGCCAGGGTGCGGTTATGGCGAAGGAAGCACTCGCCATGACCGGGGTGATCCCGCACGCCACGGTGCGTCTGCCGCTCGTTGGTGCCAGCCAGAACGAACTTGACTCGCTGCGCCGAGTCCTCCAGGTTC
This genomic window contains:
- a CDS encoding GNAT family N-acetyltransferase gives rise to the protein MTQALPDSFVRPAIISDVPFLGDMHATTMKATLAAALGHDLPAEVSAQLTSEALAKGWSDSISAPPSPAYRTLTAVEGAAIVGFAAIAPADQAMIGDAEDNPGTIEILALEVPRNNGRKGHGSRLLAAIAEFAEQDKAEEMQVWIMVGDEAKTRFFQGAGFAPRGIQRNLDLGTGTVTEQCWYTVLDPAE